From Oncorhynchus mykiss isolate Arlee chromosome 6, USDA_OmykA_1.1, whole genome shotgun sequence, the proteins below share one genomic window:
- the edf1 gene encoding endothelial differentiation-related factor 1 homolog isoform X1, whose product MVNSKNMAESDWDTVTILRKKGPTVAQSKSKQAVAAAQRRGEELDTTKKWAAGQNKQHVITKNTAKLDRETEELQHQRVSLEVGKVIQQGRQNQGLTQKDLATKINEKPQIIGDYESGKAIPNNQVMGKIERAIGLKLRGKDIGKPLEAVPKKK is encoded by the exons ATG GTAAACTCAAAAAACATGGCAGAAAGTGACTGGGATACCGTGACCATACTGAGGAAGAAGGGACCAACTGTCGCACAGTCGAAGTCGAAAcag GCTGTTGCAGCAGCTCAAAGACGTGGAGAAGAACTTGATACTACTAAGAAAT gggcTGCAGGACAAAACAAACAGCACGTGATCACCAAGAATACAGCAAAGCttgacagagagactgaagagcTTCAACACCAAAGAGTATCTCTGGAGGTGGGCAAGGTCATCCAACAAGGCCGGCAAAATCAGGGCCTGACGCAGAAAGACCTGGCCACT aaAATCAATGAAAAACCACAGATAATTGGAGACTACGAATCTGGAAAGGCTATCCCCAATAACCAAGTCATGGGAAAGATTGAAAGAGCAATTG GACTGAAGTTGCGTGGGAAGGACATTGGGAAACCCTTGGAGGCAGTCCCAAAGAAAAAGTGA
- the edf1 gene encoding endothelial differentiation-related factor 1 homolog isoform X2, with translation MAESDWDTVTILRKKGPTVAQSKSKQAVAAAQRRGEELDTTKKWAAGQNKQHVITKNTAKLDRETEELQHQRVSLEVGKVIQQGRQNQGLTQKDLATKINEKPQIIGDYESGKAIPNNQVMGKIERAIGLKLRGKDIGKPLEAVPKKK, from the exons ATGGCAGAAAGTGACTGGGATACCGTGACCATACTGAGGAAGAAGGGACCAACTGTCGCACAGTCGAAGTCGAAAcag GCTGTTGCAGCAGCTCAAAGACGTGGAGAAGAACTTGATACTACTAAGAAAT gggcTGCAGGACAAAACAAACAGCACGTGATCACCAAGAATACAGCAAAGCttgacagagagactgaagagcTTCAACACCAAAGAGTATCTCTGGAGGTGGGCAAGGTCATCCAACAAGGCCGGCAAAATCAGGGCCTGACGCAGAAAGACCTGGCCACT aaAATCAATGAAAAACCACAGATAATTGGAGACTACGAATCTGGAAAGGCTATCCCCAATAACCAAGTCATGGGAAAGATTGAAAGAGCAATTG GACTGAAGTTGCGTGGGAAGGACATTGGGAAACCCTTGGAGGCAGTCCCAAAGAAAAAGTGA